One genomic region from Ornithinimicrobium flavum encodes:
- the mce gene encoding methylmalonyl-CoA epimerase, whose product MSDTPTSGAGDAVAPFLLAIDHVGIAVPDLDEAIRFHCEVLGHRLAHEETNEAQGVREAMIAVGSPEPHGGNGTTMLQLLAPTGPESTIARFLDRNGPGLQQLAYRVSDIEAVSRLLRERGLRLLYDRPRTGTAGSRINFIHPKDAGGVLVELVEPAT is encoded by the coding sequence ATGAGCGACACGCCCACCTCCGGCGCCGGCGACGCGGTCGCACCGTTCCTGCTGGCGATCGACCACGTGGGGATCGCCGTGCCCGACCTCGACGAGGCCATCCGCTTCCACTGCGAGGTGCTGGGGCACCGCCTGGCGCACGAGGAGACCAACGAGGCCCAGGGGGTGAGGGAGGCGATGATCGCCGTGGGGAGCCCCGAGCCCCACGGCGGCAACGGGACGACGATGCTCCAGCTGCTGGCGCCGACCGGTCCGGAGTCCACGATCGCCCGGTTCCTGGACCGCAACGGGCCGGGGCTGCAGCAGCTCGCCTACCGCGTGAGCGACATCGAGGCCGTGAGCCGGCTGCTGCGCGAGCGCGGCCTGCGCCTGCTCTACGACCGCCCCCGCACCGGCACCGCCGGCTCCCGCATCAACTTCATCCACCCCAAGGATGCCGGTGGCGTCCTGGTGGAGCTGGTCGAGCCCGCCACGTGA